The following are encoded in a window of Methylocystis rosea genomic DNA:
- the hpnA gene encoding hopanoid-associated sugar epimerase — translation MVSRGTVLVTGASGFIGGAVARGLLAEGFCVRALLRGSSSRGNVPPDCEIVEGDVTDRESVRRAMTGVSALFHLAANYRLWAPDPEPVMRVNVSGTEIVMREALRAGVQRVVHTSSVATLDPDSAPCTEFNRLIPERAIGAYKLSKVLSERLVEGMIRDEGLPAVIVCPSAPLGSGDVRPTPTGRIVCEAMRGGMPAYVDTGLNIVHVEDVAAGHIAAMKVGGIGERYILGGENLTLRDLLVEISRITGRPPPWAKLPRWPLMPLAYANEIVARFAGSEPFLNRESLRLSGKRMFFDDSKARRTLGYKTRPPADAVADAVRWFASRGA, via the coding sequence ATGGTTTCTCGCGGAACGGTACTTGTCACGGGCGCAAGCGGTTTCATCGGCGGCGCTGTCGCGAGAGGTTTGCTGGCGGAAGGATTCTGCGTACGCGCGCTTCTGCGCGGATCGAGTTCGCGCGGCAATGTGCCGCCGGATTGCGAGATCGTCGAAGGCGACGTCACTGATCGCGAGAGCGTCCGGCGCGCCATGACCGGCGTCTCGGCTCTCTTTCACCTTGCAGCAAACTATCGACTTTGGGCTCCCGATCCAGAACCGGTGATGCGCGTCAATGTGAGCGGGACGGAGATCGTCATGCGCGAGGCGCTGCGGGCCGGCGTGCAGCGCGTCGTGCATACGAGCAGCGTCGCGACGCTTGATCCCGATTCGGCGCCCTGCACAGAATTCAACCGGTTGATTCCAGAACGGGCGATCGGCGCCTACAAGCTCAGCAAAGTCCTTTCTGAGCGTTTGGTCGAAGGCATGATCCGAGATGAAGGACTGCCTGCCGTCATCGTGTGCCCCTCTGCGCCGCTCGGCTCCGGCGACGTGCGGCCGACGCCAACCGGCAGGATCGTCTGCGAGGCGATGCGCGGCGGCATGCCGGCCTACGTCGATACCGGACTCAACATCGTTCATGTGGAGGATGTCGCCGCGGGCCACATCGCCGCGATGAAAGTCGGCGGTATAGGCGAGCGCTATATTCTCGGAGGCGAGAATCTGACCTTGCGCGACCTGCTCGTTGAAATATCGCGGATCACCGGGCGGCCGCCGCCTTGGGCGAAATTGCCGCGCTGGCCGCTCATGCCGCTCGCCTACGCCAATGAAATCGTCGCGCGCTTTGCCGGCTCGGAGCCGTTTCTCAATCGGGAGAGCTTGCGGCTTTCGGGGAAGCGCATGTTCTTCGACGATTCCAAGGCGCGCCGCACGCTCGGCTACAAGACGCGGCCGCCAGCCGATGCAGTCGCCGATGCGGTGCGTTGGTTCGCCAGTCGCGGCGCTTAG
- a CDS encoding CDP-alcohol phosphatidyltransferase family protein, which produces MANQRINQSFLALKERAVLLALVRRLPDWATPDHLTAIGLCGAGLTLIGFIGCHWSSGFLVLVVGGLFLNWFGDSLDGTLARHRSIERPHYGYFIDHSSDLIAQTLIVVGLGVSPYFTLGSSLLVLSLYLLMSSYTYLRVVTERVHRLSYGGMGATEFRLLVASWALFAAWLGSSATTAQAYGFAVLDLVIGGLSGLTFLGFVVVIQKDLARMQREEREIMESLPPALAAHEPSILEVDDQSLIETAAN; this is translated from the coding sequence GTGGCCAATCAGCGCATCAACCAAAGTTTTCTCGCGCTCAAGGAGCGCGCTGTGCTATTGGCGTTGGTGCGGCGTTTGCCGGACTGGGCGACCCCGGATCATCTGACAGCGATCGGATTGTGCGGCGCGGGCCTGACGCTCATCGGCTTCATCGGCTGTCACTGGTCCAGTGGATTTCTCGTCCTGGTCGTTGGAGGCCTGTTCCTTAACTGGTTCGGCGATTCTCTCGATGGCACGCTTGCGCGGCATCGTTCGATCGAACGGCCGCATTATGGCTATTTCATCGACCATTCGTCCGATCTCATCGCTCAGACTCTGATCGTTGTCGGTCTGGGCGTGTCGCCATATTTCACGCTCGGCTCATCGCTCCTGGTGCTCTCGCTCTATCTTCTGATGAGTTCCTACACCTATCTGAGGGTCGTCACGGAGCGGGTGCATCGGTTGTCTTACGGCGGCATGGGCGCGACGGAGTTTCGACTTCTCGTCGCGTCCTGGGCGCTTTTTGCAGCTTGGCTCGGTTCCAGCGCGACGACGGCGCAGGCTTATGGCTTCGCAGTCCTGGATCTCGTGATCGGCGGCCTGTCCGGGTTGACCTTCCTTGGCTTCGTCGTCGTCATACAGAAGGATCTTGCGCGGATGCAGCGCGAGGAGCGCGAGATTATGGAATCGCTCCCACCGGCCTTGGCGGCGCACGAGCCATCCATATTGGAAGTAGATGATCAAAGTCTGATTGAGACTGCCGCGAACTGA
- a CDS encoding polysaccharide biosynthesis/export family protein produces the protein MTIVIPPLRLCLALALGLQLAGCSIFPAAGPSRKDIVESMAPTLATPEPSFALVEIDENSLIVLARRAPPTLRGYFGDYRPAAAQAIGIGDSVQITVWEAASGGLFSAPVADRMSPGSRSAAIPDQMVGRDGSVTVPYAGRIQVAGRNQQEVESAIIERLRGKAIEPQVVVNVTRNITNAVTVTGEVSNGSRVPLTLGGDRIMDVIAAAGGYRSPVHETFVTLTRGNRTARAPIQALLVNPREDIYLRAGDILTVERTPQTFTVMGATGANAVVPFDARGITLEEAIGRAGGLTDSRADPDGVFILRYEPASLAREYPQVSPRLLALGLVPVAYHLNLREPAALFAARRFPIRDKDILYVSNAPFSDISKLMQLVGTVGQPAIQGVAVSRYLY, from the coding sequence TTGACGATTGTCATTCCCCCGCTGCGGCTCTGCCTCGCGCTCGCTCTCGGATTGCAGCTGGCGGGGTGCTCGATTTTTCCTGCGGCAGGTCCATCCCGTAAGGACATTGTAGAGAGCATGGCGCCGACGCTGGCCACGCCGGAGCCGAGCTTCGCGCTTGTCGAGATCGACGAAAACTCGCTCATCGTGCTCGCCCGCCGTGCGCCGCCGACATTGCGGGGCTACTTTGGCGATTACCGGCCTGCCGCCGCCCAGGCGATCGGAATCGGCGACTCGGTTCAAATCACTGTTTGGGAGGCCGCTTCCGGCGGATTGTTCTCGGCGCCCGTCGCCGATCGGATGAGCCCTGGATCTCGATCCGCCGCGATTCCGGACCAGATGGTCGGGCGCGACGGTTCGGTCACCGTGCCCTACGCCGGCCGCATCCAGGTCGCCGGCCGCAATCAGCAGGAAGTCGAGTCGGCGATCATCGAGCGGCTTCGCGGCAAGGCGATTGAACCGCAGGTCGTGGTCAATGTGACTCGCAACATCACCAACGCCGTCACGGTCACCGGCGAAGTCTCCAATGGTTCGCGCGTTCCGCTGACGCTCGGCGGCGATCGCATCATGGACGTCATCGCCGCGGCCGGCGGCTATCGTTCGCCAGTCCACGAAACTTTCGTGACCTTGACGCGCGGCAACCGCACGGCGCGGGCGCCCATTCAGGCGCTGCTCGTCAATCCTCGCGAAGACATCTATTTGCGGGCGGGCGACATTTTGACCGTCGAGCGCACGCCGCAGACGTTTACCGTCATGGGGGCGACCGGGGCCAACGCAGTCGTTCCATTCGATGCACGCGGAATCACGCTCGAAGAGGCGATCGGCAGGGCCGGCGGCCTGACCGATTCACGCGCCGACCCCGATGGGGTTTTCATTCTCCGCTACGAGCCGGCAAGTCTCGCGCGCGAATATCCGCAGGTCTCGCCGCGACTGCTTGCGCTTGGGCTGGTGCCGGTCGCCTATCACCTCAATCTTCGGGAACCCGCGGCGTTGTTTGCGGCGCGCCGCTTCCCCATTCGCGACAAAGACATTCTTTACGTCAGCAACGCCCCGTTCTCCGACATCAGCAAACTTATGCAACTTGTCGGTACGGTTGGGCAGCCGGCGATTCAGGGCGTCGCCGTCAGTCGATATTTGTACTGA
- a CDS encoding enoyl-CoA hydratase-related protein, which yields MSEKIVVSRDAGVLRLLLNRPEKKNALNRDMYRALIAALDGAARDETVRAVVFAGAGGNFTAGNDLADFRDFAPGAETFPALAFVRAAAAFEKPLVAAVTGDAVGVGTTLLFHCDLVYASPEARFKMPFIDLALPPEGGASLLVPQRFGMAKASQYLLLGESFDGAEAFRLGLVNAVASPEVVLDLAMEAARRLAAKPREALLAARRLMRGEPNDIRSRIDAEAALFAKALTSPEARERFAAFFASKSR from the coding sequence ATGTCGGAAAAGATCGTCGTTTCGAGGGATGCCGGGGTGCTGCGCCTGCTGCTGAACCGCCCCGAAAAAAAGAACGCGCTGAACCGCGACATGTATCGCGCATTGATCGCCGCTCTTGATGGCGCGGCCCGTGACGAGACGGTGCGTGCCGTCGTCTTCGCCGGCGCGGGCGGCAATTTCACGGCGGGCAATGATCTCGCCGACTTTCGCGATTTTGCGCCTGGCGCAGAAACATTTCCGGCGCTGGCCTTCGTTCGCGCGGCGGCGGCCTTCGAGAAGCCGCTCGTCGCCGCCGTGACCGGGGACGCCGTCGGCGTCGGAACCACCCTGCTCTTCCACTGCGACCTCGTCTACGCCAGCCCAGAGGCGCGTTTCAAAATGCCGTTCATTGATCTGGCGCTGCCGCCGGAGGGTGGCGCCAGCCTGCTGGTCCCGCAGCGGTTCGGGATGGCCAAGGCGTCCCAATATCTGCTGCTCGGCGAGAGTTTCGACGGCGCGGAAGCCTTCCGTCTCGGCCTCGTCAACGCTGTCGCCTCCCCGGAAGTCGTCCTCGACCTTGCGATGGAGGCCGCACGCCGCCTGGCGGCGAAACCCCGTGAGGCGCTACTCGCGGCGCGGCGGCTGATGCGCGGCGAGCCGAACGACATACGATCGCGCATCGACGCGGAAGCCGCGCTTTTCGCCAAGGCGCTGACGTCGCCCGAAGCGCGCGAGCGCTTCGCCGCCTTTTTCGCTTCGAAGTCGCGTTAG
- a CDS encoding DnaJ C-terminal domain-containing protein: MRDPYDVLGVSKSASHAEIKKAYRQLAKKFHPDRNKDDTKAKERFTEINSAYEIVGDETKKAQFDKGEIGPDGKPRYTGFEGFGAGAGAGPGGFTRGWRTGGAPGGGAPGGDQHFEFHFGNEAPGGGGRAGFDPSDLFADLFGAGGRRRAGPQPTRGDDVVATATVPLETVAHGGSARVILPSGRTLEVKIPAGIEDGKQIRLRGQGQPGSMGGEPGDALITVKVAPHPHFKLDGRDLRLELPVTVYEAALGGRVETPTLNGKVELSIPPHSNSGRVLRLRGKGLPASEGKIAGDLYVSLKIMLPETASSDLDARMREWRDAQPYDPRAKMS; this comes from the coding sequence ATGCGCGATCCTTACGACGTTCTCGGCGTGTCCAAATCGGCGAGTCACGCCGAAATCAAGAAGGCCTATCGCCAGCTCGCCAAGAAATTCCACCCTGACCGCAACAAGGACGACACGAAAGCCAAGGAGCGATTCACGGAAATCAACTCCGCCTATGAAATCGTCGGCGACGAGACGAAGAAGGCGCAGTTCGACAAGGGCGAGATCGGTCCCGACGGGAAACCCCGCTACACCGGCTTCGAGGGCTTCGGCGCGGGCGCGGGCGCCGGCCCCGGCGGCTTCACCCGCGGCTGGCGAACGGGCGGCGCGCCTGGCGGCGGCGCGCCCGGCGGCGATCAGCATTTCGAGTTTCACTTCGGCAATGAGGCGCCCGGCGGCGGCGGGCGCGCGGGCTTCGACCCTTCCGACCTCTTCGCGGATCTCTTCGGCGCGGGCGGACGCCGTCGCGCCGGCCCGCAGCCGACTCGAGGCGACGATGTCGTCGCCACCGCCACCGTGCCGCTCGAAACGGTCGCTCACGGCGGCTCGGCCCGCGTCATCCTGCCCAGCGGCCGCACGCTGGAAGTCAAAATTCCTGCGGGAATCGAAGACGGCAAGCAGATTCGTCTGCGCGGCCAGGGCCAGCCCGGCTCCATGGGGGGCGAACCCGGCGACGCGCTGATCACCGTGAAGGTCGCGCCCCATCCCCATTTCAAGCTGGATGGCCGCGATTTGCGGCTGGAGCTGCCGGTCACGGTTTATGAAGCCGCGCTCGGCGGACGGGTCGAGACCCCGACGCTGAACGGCAAGGTGGAGCTAAGCATCCCGCCGCACTCCAACAGCGGGCGCGTGCTGCGGCTGCGCGGCAAAGGACTTCCGGCGAGCGAAGGCAAAATAGCCGGCGACCTTTATGTCTCGCTGAAGATCATGCTGCCGGAAACGGCGTCCAGCGATCTCGACGCGCGGATGCGGGAATGGCGCGACGCGCAGCCCTACGATCCGCGCGCCAAAATGTCTTGA
- a CDS encoding anti-sigma factor family protein has protein sequence MTPSALIEEADLHALVDGELDPERRRKVEDHLLQHPEDAALVEGWRRQNAALRAAFEPVALETPPLSLREAAARPPAPPAGQGPIETGAIHWGRPGAAPRPTRKLDEIRASRRRQALASTLLTLIAGAAVAAAALLFLASRPPAQSPTTRAIAATSYAARAGLTYATYILDPRPVEVEASRRGELLAWLQERVGFSRAPDLSGVGLRLLGGRVAPGVAAPAAFLVYERDDGGRVGLYFERAEALAAPAGQRGQGVSVIEWRAGGFAFVLVGALAPEAMQAAAEAAAAAVAATPAEVK, from the coding sequence ATGACGCCCTCGGCCCTGATCGAAGAAGCCGATTTACACGCCCTCGTCGACGGCGAACTCGACCCCGAGCGGCGGCGCAAGGTCGAAGACCATCTCCTGCAGCATCCCGAGGACGCCGCTCTCGTTGAGGGCTGGCGGCGACAGAACGCGGCGCTGCGCGCCGCTTTTGAGCCGGTGGCGCTTGAGACGCCGCCGCTGTCGCTGCGGGAGGCGGCGGCGCGCCCGCCGGCCCCGCCCGCCGGTCAGGGGCCGATAGAAACCGGCGCCATCCATTGGGGGCGACCCGGCGCCGCGCCGCGTCCGACGCGCAAGCTCGACGAAATCCGCGCGAGCCGGCGGCGCCAGGCGCTCGCGTCGACGCTGCTGACGCTCATCGCCGGCGCGGCCGTCGCCGCGGCCGCGTTGCTCTTTCTGGCAAGCCGTCCCCCGGCGCAGAGCCCGACGACGCGCGCCATCGCCGCCACGAGCTATGCCGCACGGGCGGGCTTGACCTACGCGACCTACATCCTTGACCCGCGACCCGTGGAGGTCGAGGCCAGCCGGCGTGGCGAGCTTCTCGCGTGGCTGCAAGAGCGCGTCGGGTTTTCACGCGCGCCGGATTTGAGCGGCGTTGGATTGCGGCTGCTTGGCGGACGCGTCGCGCCCGGCGTCGCGGCGCCGGCGGCGTTTCTCGTCTATGAGCGCGACGACGGTGGGCGGGTTGGTCTTTATTTCGAGCGGGCGGAGGCCCTCGCCGCGCCGGCTGGCCAGCGCGGTCAGGGCGTTTCGGTCATCGAATGGCGGGCTGGCGGCTTCGCCTTCGTGCTCGTTGGCGCCTTGGCGCCCGAAGCGATGCAGGCCGCGGCGGAAGCGGCCGCCGCCGCGGTCGCGGCGACGCCAGCCGAAGTTAAATAA
- a CDS encoding RNA polymerase subunit sigma-70 encodes MGRRADIITDLGGATPALRRYARALCAGAGPAIADDLVQSALQSVGARIRARELRPADLAEARIEAYAALVALSQKKLADAPGPASRHPPVVHGLASLCFDERAMLLLVSLEGFGYDASARIVGASRETALARLMRARATLGAEGLRPVASSEGARRAASHLRVVK; translated from the coding sequence ATGGGCAGAAGAGCCGACATCATAACGGATCTGGGCGGAGCGACTCCGGCCCTGAGACGCTATGCGCGCGCGCTCTGCGCCGGCGCAGGGCCGGCCATCGCCGACGATCTCGTGCAAAGCGCGCTGCAGTCGGTCGGCGCGCGGATCCGGGCGCGCGAGCTGCGCCCCGCCGATCTCGCCGAAGCGCGAATCGAAGCCTATGCGGCGCTCGTCGCGCTGTCTCAGAAAAAGCTCGCAGATGCGCCAGGTCCAGCGTCGCGCCACCCGCCGGTCGTGCACGGGCTTGCAAGTCTTTGCTTCGACGAGCGCGCCATGCTGCTGCTCGTTTCGCTCGAGGGCTTCGGCTATGACGCCTCCGCGCGCATCGTCGGCGCGAGCCGGGAAACGGCGCTGGCGCGTCTGATGCGCGCCCGCGCGACGCTCGGCGCCGAGGGTTTGCGGCCCGTCGCGTCGTCGGAGGGCGCCCGCCGCGCCGCTTCGCATCTGCGGGTCGTGAAGTAG
- the fabI gene encoding enoyl-ACP reductase FabI, whose translation MTQQAAPAALFAGLLKGKKGLILGVANNRSIAWGIAKACADAGADLALTYQIEALEKRVRPLAADIGATVIGRCDVAEPETMDAVFAEIEKLWGRLDFVVHCLAYSDKDQLDGRYVETTLENFQMSLNISCYSFTAIAQRAEKLMTDGGSLLTLTYYGAEKWMPHYNVMGVAKAALEASVRYLAADLGVKNIRVNAISAGPIKTMAASGIGDFRYILRWNEYNSPLRRVVTIEEVGETAVYLLSPMARGVSGEVLHVDAGYHVVGMMNPSAAPKMADLLALLPQQK comes from the coding sequence ATGACACAGCAAGCCGCGCCTGCCGCCCTTTTCGCCGGATTGCTCAAGGGCAAGAAGGGGCTCATCCTGGGCGTCGCCAATAATCGCTCGATCGCCTGGGGCATCGCCAAGGCCTGCGCCGACGCCGGCGCCGATCTGGCGCTCACCTATCAGATCGAAGCGCTGGAAAAGCGCGTGCGGCCGCTGGCGGCGGACATCGGCGCGACCGTCATTGGGCGCTGCGACGTCGCCGAGCCAGAGACGATGGACGCGGTCTTCGCCGAGATCGAGAAGCTTTGGGGCCGGCTCGATTTCGTCGTGCATTGCCTCGCCTATTCCGACAAGGACCAGCTCGACGGGCGCTATGTCGAGACGACGCTGGAAAACTTCCAGATGTCGCTGAACATCTCCTGCTATTCCTTCACGGCGATCGCGCAGCGCGCCGAGAAGCTGATGACGGACGGCGGCTCGCTCCTCACGCTGACATATTACGGCGCCGAAAAATGGATGCCGCATTACAATGTGATGGGCGTGGCGAAAGCGGCGCTCGAAGCGTCGGTGCGCTATCTCGCCGCCGATCTCGGCGTCAAAAACATTCGCGTCAACGCGATCTCGGCCGGGCCGATCAAGACGATGGCGGCCTCGGGCATCGGCGACTTCCGCTACATTCTGCGCTGGAACGAATATAATTCGCCGCTGCGCCGCGTCGTGACGATCGAGGAAGTGGGCGAGACGGCGGTCTATCTGCTGTCGCCGATGGCGCGCGGCGTTTCGGGCGAAGTGCTGCATGTCGACGCGGGCTATCATGTCGTGGGCATGATGAACCCGAGCGCGGCGCCGAAAATGGCGGATCTCCTGGCGCTGCTGCCGCAGCAGAAGTAG
- a CDS encoding M3 family metallopeptidase, whose product MDNPLLMAWSGPFRLPPFNAVAPGHFREAFETAFAQHKGEIDGIANDTSPPTFDNVIGALERAGRLLTDVGAVFWNLAATDTTPELQGIERDMAGAFSRHSSDISMNPALFRRIEALYETREAIDLTPEQRRVLELTYKNFVRAGAKLNGADKARLKAILERLAGLSTQFSQNVLADESSWLLLLGESDLDGLSPDFRAGAARIAAERGSPGKYGVTLSRSSAEVFLQSSTRRDLRETVFRAWASRGENAGATDNRPLIREILQLREERAKLLGFDSFAAFKLDDSMAKTPAAVRELIGRVWAPALTRAAEERAQIQAMVEEEGANFTVAAHDRRYYAERVRAKRYDLDQAALRPYFQLDNMIAAAFDVAQKLFGLRFVEQKGLPLYHPDVRAFDVLDSNGKHVALFLADYFARPSKRGGAWMSEFRAQHNLVGETRPIIVNVMNFTKGADGAPTLLSLDDARTLFHEFGHGLHGMLSDVTYPSVAGTNVARDFVELPSQLYEHWLLEPAVLKKFALHAETGAPIPDDLVARITAARHFNQGFATVEFCASAHVDLDIHAQSVAPDFDAGAFEADSLASISMPPEIIMRHRLPHFSHIFSGDGYSAGYYSYLWAETLDADAFEAFKETGDPFAPEVAQRLRDHIYAAGGKQDAADAYVAFRGRMPTVEPLLRQRGFAEPAG is encoded by the coding sequence ATGGATAACCCTCTCCTTATGGCCTGGAGCGGCCCGTTCCGCCTGCCGCCTTTCAACGCGGTCGCGCCCGGGCATTTCCGCGAGGCGTTCGAAACGGCCTTCGCCCAGCACAAGGGCGAGATCGACGGCATCGCCAACGACACGTCGCCGCCGACCTTCGACAATGTCATCGGCGCGCTGGAGCGGGCGGGGCGACTTCTCACCGACGTCGGCGCGGTTTTCTGGAATCTCGCCGCCACCGACACGACGCCCGAATTGCAGGGGATCGAGCGCGATATGGCCGGCGCCTTTTCGCGTCACTCCAGCGACATCTCGATGAATCCCGCGCTGTTTCGCCGGATCGAGGCGCTTTACGAGACGCGCGAGGCCATCGATTTGACGCCGGAGCAGCGCCGCGTTCTCGAACTGACCTATAAGAACTTCGTGCGCGCCGGCGCGAAGCTGAACGGCGCCGACAAGGCGCGTCTCAAAGCGATTCTCGAGCGGCTGGCGGGCCTCTCGACGCAGTTTTCGCAGAATGTGCTGGCCGATGAATCATCATGGTTGCTGCTGCTCGGCGAAAGCGATCTCGACGGCCTCTCGCCGGACTTTCGCGCCGGCGCCGCGCGCATTGCGGCGGAGCGTGGATCGCCCGGCAAATATGGCGTGACGCTGTCGCGCTCCAGCGCCGAAGTCTTTCTGCAAAGCTCGACGCGGCGTGATCTGCGCGAGACGGTGTTTCGCGCCTGGGCGAGCCGCGGCGAGAATGCGGGCGCGACCGACAACCGCCCGCTCATCCGCGAAATTCTGCAATTGCGCGAAGAGCGCGCGAAGCTGCTCGGCTTTGACAGTTTCGCCGCTTTCAAACTCGACGACTCCATGGCGAAGACGCCGGCCGCCGTGCGCGAATTGATCGGTCGCGTCTGGGCGCCGGCGCTGACGCGCGCCGCCGAGGAGCGCGCGCAGATCCAGGCGATGGTCGAAGAAGAGGGCGCGAATTTCACTGTCGCGGCGCATGACAGGCGCTATTACGCTGAGCGCGTGCGCGCGAAGCGCTACGATCTCGATCAGGCCGCGCTGCGTCCTTACTTCCAGCTCGACAACATGATCGCCGCGGCGTTCGACGTCGCGCAGAAACTCTTCGGCCTCCGCTTCGTCGAGCAGAAGGGCCTGCCGCTCTACCATCCGGATGTGCGCGCCTTCGATGTGCTGGACAGCAACGGCAAGCATGTCGCGCTGTTCCTCGCCGATTATTTTGCGCGGCCGTCGAAGAGGGGCGGCGCCTGGATGTCGGAATTCCGCGCGCAGCACAATCTCGTTGGCGAAACCAGGCCGATCATCGTCAATGTGATGAATTTCACCAAAGGCGCCGATGGCGCGCCGACGCTGCTCAGCCTCGACGACGCCCGCACGCTGTTTCACGAATTCGGCCATGGCTTGCATGGCATGCTGTCGGACGTGACCTATCCTTCGGTCGCGGGCACCAATGTCGCGCGCGATTTCGTCGAACTGCCTTCGCAGCTTTACGAGCACTGGCTGCTGGAGCCGGCGGTGCTGAAGAAATTCGCGCTTCATGCCGAGACGGGCGCGCCCATTCCCGATGACCTCGTCGCGCGCATCACCGCCGCGCGCCATTTCAATCAGGGCTTCGCGACGGTCGAGTTCTGCGCCTCGGCCCATGTCGATCTCGACATTCACGCGCAAAGCGTCGCGCCGGATTTCGACGCTGGCGCCTTCGAGGCGGACAGCCTCGCGTCGATTTCCATGCCGCCGGAAATCATCATGCGGCACCGCCTGCCGCATTTTTCGCATATCTTCTCCGGCGACGGTTATTCGGCGGGCTATTACAGCTATCTCTGGGCCGAAACGCTCGACGCCGACGCTTTCGAGGCCTTCAAGGAGACGGGCGACCCCTTCGCGCCCGAGGTCGCGCAGCGCCTGCGCGATCATATCTACGCGGCCGGCGGCAAGCAGGACGCGGCGGACGCCTATGTGGCCTTTCGCGGGCGGATGCCGACGGTGGAGCCGCTGCTACGGCAACGCGGATTTGCGGAGCCGGCGGGGTAG